One window from the genome of Nitrospira defluvii encodes:
- a CDS encoding helix-turn-helix domain-containing protein gives MKALLLTIDQLAAILQISVKSIRRAYRKGEIPVERICRFVRFDLERVKEAMQGNGHGQSPFSTQKQGPRSATGGASRRRAQRTRPRLGKTGASIARTPRRKK, from the coding sequence TTAACAATCGATCAACTCGCGGCCATCTTACAGATCAGCGTGAAGTCCATTCGCCGTGCCTACCGCAAGGGCGAGATCCCGGTGGAACGGATCTGCCGGTTCGTGCGCTTTGACCTCGAACGGGTGAAGGAAGCGATGCAGGGCAACGGGCACGGACAGTCTCCTTTCTCCACACAGAAACAGGGACCGCGCAGCGCGACCGGCGGCGCCAGCCGGCGGCGCGCGCAGCGGACCCGCCCCCGACTTGGTAAGACGGGGGCGTCTATCGCACGGACCCCAAGGAGGAAGAAATGA
- a CDS encoding replication initiation factor domain-containing protein, with protein MTVSGGFTQTIDWLAFTLPKAEVDEVIKTIGGDWFQSETGFRGYPVARLMTQGKTGVGKLGTGAPRSPKEVHVDLSAGIVSQWDETKLKTILAWIFAQKGHVTRVDVALDDREATVAVETVRQAVEAGQVVSRSKQFKVIQASNHREGVRTGETLYFGSRESQSMLRVYDKRLELQAKGREDAASYGVRWEMELKQDRGQACAKALLTLDSEDWRAFLVGVLRSYVDFRETTREAESYEKYRAPLLAWWAGLTEGFRRCRLVVERIQQRLDDVAAWLAQSVSSMLAVVVACRGDQFLTELIYAGTKKWKQKHYALLKERRRGTPYVLTIS; from the coding sequence ATGACAGTGTCAGGAGGATTCACTCAAACCATCGACTGGCTGGCCTTCACCCTCCCGAAGGCTGAGGTGGACGAGGTCATTAAGACGATTGGTGGGGACTGGTTCCAGAGTGAGACAGGGTTTCGTGGGTATCCCGTCGCGAGACTGATGACGCAGGGCAAGACGGGCGTGGGGAAACTAGGGACGGGTGCTCCTCGCAGTCCGAAGGAAGTGCATGTGGATCTCTCAGCCGGGATTGTTTCCCAGTGGGATGAGACCAAGCTGAAAACCATCTTGGCGTGGATCTTTGCCCAGAAAGGCCATGTGACACGAGTGGATGTTGCCCTGGACGACCGGGAGGCGACTGTCGCAGTCGAAACGGTTCGGCAAGCCGTGGAAGCCGGACAGGTCGTGAGCCGGTCCAAGCAATTCAAAGTGATCCAAGCGTCGAATCATCGCGAGGGAGTCCGGACCGGCGAGACACTCTACTTCGGCAGTCGGGAAAGTCAAAGCATGCTGCGGGTCTATGACAAACGGCTGGAACTCCAAGCCAAGGGCCGGGAAGACGCGGCCTCATACGGAGTCCGCTGGGAGATGGAACTCAAACAGGATCGAGGCCAAGCCTGCGCGAAAGCGTTACTGACACTCGATTCAGAGGACTGGCGGGCCTTTTTGGTCGGCGTGCTCCGCTCCTATGTGGATTTCCGAGAGACGACCAGAGAAGCCGAATCGTATGAAAAGTATCGGGCTCCCCTCCTCGCCTGGTGGGCAGGCCTCACCGAAGGCTTCAGACGATGCCGGCTCGTGGTCGAACGGATTCAACAACGGCTAGATGACGTGGCCGCCTGGCTCGCGCAATCAGTCAGTTCGATGCTGGCCGTGGTGGTGGCTTGTCGAGGCGATCAATTTTTGACGGAGCTGATCTATGCGGGGACTAAAAAATGGAAGCAGAAGCATTATGCCCTGCTGAAAGAACGGAGGAGAGGGACACCCTATGTCCTTACAATTTCGTGA